One Flagellimonas sp. CMM7 genomic region harbors:
- a CDS encoding serine hydrolase produces MKNPFFISFFTLLLFWSCSDSSDTDDGIIDEQVTANLYFPPAQSVEWETVSIAELGWNESAEQAIFDFLDEKDTKAFIILKDGKIAIEWYFGDHTQNTSWYWASVGKTLTAFTVGLAQEEGLLSINDKTSNYLGEAWTGLPLEKENLITIWHQLTMTSGMDDVQFDCVTSDCLTYLADAGTRWAYHNGPYTLLQSVVANASEMEWADYFNSKLRDKIGMDGFWFSTNDSNNVFFSTARSMARFGLLNLNNGTWDGETVLGDSTYRTAMKNTSQNLNKAYGYLWWLNGKQSYRAPALQTEFQGELIPNAPADTYAGLGKNDQKLYVIPSQGLVIVRLGEDSGEDLLGPSSFDNELWEKLSAYFN; encoded by the coding sequence ATGAAAAACCCGTTTTTCATATCATTTTTTACTTTACTGTTGTTTTGGAGTTGTTCCGATTCCTCTGATACAGATGATGGAATCATTGATGAACAGGTCACTGCCAACTTATATTTTCCACCAGCACAATCCGTAGAATGGGAAACCGTTTCTATCGCTGAATTGGGTTGGAATGAATCTGCAGAACAAGCTATTTTTGATTTTTTGGATGAGAAGGATACCAAGGCTTTTATTATTTTGAAAGATGGTAAGATTGCAATCGAATGGTATTTTGGTGATCATACGCAGAATACAAGCTGGTATTGGGCATCCGTAGGAAAAACATTGACCGCTTTTACTGTTGGACTTGCACAAGAAGAAGGTCTTTTGAGCATCAATGACAAAACTTCCAACTATTTGGGTGAAGCATGGACAGGTCTGCCTTTGGAAAAAGAAAACCTTATCACTATTTGGCATCAATTGACAATGACAAGCGGTATGGATGATGTGCAATTTGATTGTGTAACATCGGATTGTCTGACTTATTTGGCGGACGCAGGTACCAGATGGGCCTACCACAATGGACCATACACGTTACTACAAAGTGTTGTTGCCAATGCTTCTGAAATGGAATGGGCAGATTATTTCAATTCTAAGTTAAGAGATAAAATTGGAATGGATGGGTTTTGGTTCTCCACAAATGACTCAAACAATGTATTCTTCAGTACCGCGCGGAGCATGGCACGTTTTGGGCTCTTAAACCTAAATAATGGGACTTGGGATGGCGAAACTGTTCTTGGTGATTCAACATATAGAACTGCTATGAAAAACACCTCCCAGAACTTGAACAAAGCCTATGGATACCTTTGGTGGCTGAATGGGAAGCAAAGTTACAGAGCTCCTGCGCTCCAAACAGAGTTTCAAGGGGAATTGATTCCCAACGCCCCGGCTGACACCTATGCAGGGCTAGGAAAAAACGACCAAAAACTATATGTAATCCCTAGTCAAGGTCTCGTAATTGTTCGCTTAGGTGAAGATTCTGGCGAGGATTTGTTGGGGCCCTCAAGTTTTGACAATGAACTCTGGGAAAAGTTGAGTGCCTATTTTAATTAG
- a CDS encoding amidase family protein: MENLTSGLKQLKHLFFFIPLIIFIGCKQQSSDQIKKGDVVLWKPYNDSLEVAANMDHVAERMRYKFIQSKVLDKNKVFLPLYDEVSTFDITVYESLKPLILEQDIPTIQKHITNGKLTYEQLVLFYLHRIYKYELNNGTTLNTVIALNPNVLEEARKLNSDSKGEHSIYGMPILLKDNIGVQDMKTTAGAVALMENHTGDAFIVERLKEKGALILGKVNLSEWANFICEGCPNGQSAVGGQTLNPYGRRVFDTGGSSAGSGTSVAANYAVAAVGTETSGSILSPSGQNSVVGMKPTIGLLSRTGIVPISSTLDTPGPMTKNVIDNGILLDAMRGFDNEDEKSVRADWDEKWYVVENPSLKGKRFGAFKNYIESDSIYKATLEKMKAAGATVIEFDPPEIEFNGFLSILNIDMKNDLPNYLATQVKDTNAVKVKNVEDVVRFNLQDSLIRIPYGQGRFEGILADSTKAGTLKQIKQKLRANGREYFNIPMNQHQLDAVLSINNYDAGVAAAAEYPALTIPMGYKQSGEPVNLTFIGKQFQEGKLYSLGAAFENLAKMRKIPVDYAN, encoded by the coding sequence ATGGAAAATCTTACTTCAGGACTAAAGCAATTAAAACATCTTTTCTTTTTTATTCCTCTAATCATATTTATTGGTTGTAAACAACAGTCTAGTGACCAAATAAAAAAGGGGGATGTTGTATTGTGGAAACCCTACAATGATTCTTTGGAAGTGGCCGCCAATATGGACCATGTAGCAGAACGCATGCGGTACAAGTTCATTCAATCTAAAGTATTGGATAAAAACAAAGTGTTTTTACCACTTTATGATGAGGTTTCGACGTTTGATATTACCGTTTATGAATCTTTAAAACCCTTGATTTTAGAACAAGATATTCCCACTATTCAAAAACATATAACAAATGGCAAATTAACTTATGAGCAATTAGTTCTTTTTTACTTACATCGCATTTATAAATATGAATTGAATAACGGAACGACCCTAAATACCGTCATTGCGTTAAACCCAAATGTTTTGGAAGAAGCACGGAAATTGAACTCAGATTCCAAAGGAGAACACTCCATTTATGGTATGCCTATATTGTTAAAAGATAATATTGGCGTTCAAGATATGAAGACTACTGCTGGGGCCGTAGCACTAATGGAAAATCATACGGGTGATGCTTTTATTGTTGAACGTTTAAAAGAAAAAGGAGCATTAATTCTAGGAAAGGTGAACTTAAGTGAATGGGCTAATTTTATTTGTGAAGGTTGTCCTAACGGGCAAAGCGCTGTTGGCGGACAAACCTTAAACCCATATGGGAGACGTGTTTTTGACACAGGTGGCTCCAGTGCTGGGAGTGGAACTTCGGTCGCCGCCAATTACGCTGTTGCAGCAGTAGGGACAGAAACGTCTGGCTCTATTTTATCGCCCTCCGGTCAAAATTCCGTTGTAGGGATGAAACCTACTATTGGACTTCTGAGCCGAACAGGAATTGTTCCTATTTCCAGCACTTTGGATACACCTGGTCCCATGACCAAAAATGTAATCGATAATGGTATTCTGTTAGACGCTATGCGTGGTTTTGATAATGAAGACGAGAAATCAGTGCGAGCGGATTGGGACGAAAAATGGTATGTTGTAGAAAATCCATCACTTAAAGGAAAACGTTTTGGCGCATTTAAAAATTACATAGAAAGTGATTCCATTTACAAAGCCACTCTAGAGAAGATGAAAGCCGCAGGTGCAACTGTTATTGAATTTGACCCACCTGAAATAGAGTTTAATGGTTTTCTGTCTATTTTGAACATTGACATGAAAAATGACTTACCAAACTATCTAGCTACGCAGGTAAAAGATACAAACGCGGTTAAGGTAAAAAATGTTGAAGATGTTGTTCGGTTTAACTTGCAAGATTCATTGATCAGAATTCCTTATGGACAGGGTCGCTTTGAAGGTATTTTGGCAGACTCTACTAAAGCAGGAACACTTAAACAAATCAAACAAAAGTTAAGAGCCAATGGACGTGAGTATTTTAATATCCCAATGAACCAACATCAATTGGATGCTGTTCTGTCCATTAATAATTATGATGCAGGTGTTGCAGCTGCAGCTGAGTATCCCGCTTTAACAATTCCTATGGGGTATAAGCAATCGGGAGAACCTGTTAATTTAACCTTTATTGGGAAACAATTTCAGGAGGGTAAATTGTACAGTTTAGGGGCAGCTTTTGAAAATTTGGCCAAAATGAGAAAAATCCCAGTTGATTATGCTAATTAA
- a CDS encoding ester cyclase, protein MRSIIVIVVVALFFLKGTAQDFKQTEPSEEEINKEIAQKFYQDLWFNNNTEKYNDYVDDTYVVHDIGDRKGVTEPAIEQKNIADFFWKNGKFEGDIDFQIAEGDLVATRWTASFKGKTFLGKIGIETDDPISIINVFRIKNGKIVELWNHRHDIDTPQTLKFTIKGLILGLIIAMIPTVIAIRLRRKLKTLKQTV, encoded by the coding sequence ATGAGGTCAATAATTGTAATAGTAGTGGTGGCGTTGTTTTTTCTTAAAGGAACTGCCCAAGATTTTAAACAAACAGAACCTTCTGAAGAGGAAATAAACAAAGAAATTGCACAAAAATTTTATCAAGACCTCTGGTTTAACAACAATACGGAAAAGTATAATGATTATGTTGACGATACTTATGTTGTTCATGATATTGGAGATAGAAAGGGAGTAACAGAGCCTGCAATAGAACAAAAGAATATCGCCGATTTTTTCTGGAAAAATGGAAAGTTTGAAGGGGATATTGATTTTCAAATTGCAGAAGGTGATTTGGTAGCTACCCGATGGACTGCAAGTTTTAAGGGAAAAACGTTTTTAGGAAAAATCGGTATTGAAACAGATGACCCTATTAGTATCATCAATGTTTTTAGAATTAAAAATGGTAAGATTGTGGAATTATGGAATCATCGCCATGATATTGATACACCGCAAACTTTAAAATTTACTATTAAAGGGTTGATTTTAGGATTGATAATTGCAATGATACCTACAGTTATTGCTATAAGATTACGAAGAAAGTTAAAGACTCTAAAGCAAACTGTTTAA
- the rimO gene encoding 30S ribosomal protein S12 methylthiotransferase RimO yields MRTKSLKKNKINVVTLGCSKNVYDSEVLMGQLRANNKEVVHEEEGNVVVINTCGFIANAKEESVNTILEYVQKKESGDVDKVFVTGCLSERYKPDLEKEIPNVDEYFGTSDLPNLLKALGADYKHELIGERLTTTPKNYAYLKIAEGCDRPCSFCAIPIMRGKHRSKPIEELVSESEKLAAKGVKELILIAQDLTYYGLDLYKKRNLAELLQALVKVEGIEWIRLHYAFPTGFPMDVLAVMKQESKVCNYIDIPLQHIADPILKSMRRGTTKAKTTKLLQDFRTAVPEMTIRTTLIVGYPGETEEDFQTLKNWVAEMRFERLGCFTYSHEENTHAYSLEDNVPEDIKQQRANEIMEVQSQISWELNQERIGKTFKCIIDRKEGNHFVGRTEFDSPDVDNEVLIDATQHYVKIGDFVNIEITEASDFDLYGKPIK; encoded by the coding sequence ATGCGCACAAAATCGCTTAAGAAGAACAAAATCAATGTAGTAACCTTAGGGTGCAGTAAAAATGTTTACGATTCTGAAGTACTGATGGGGCAGCTTCGTGCCAATAACAAGGAGGTGGTTCATGAAGAGGAAGGCAATGTGGTGGTCATTAACACCTGCGGATTTATTGCCAATGCCAAAGAGGAAAGCGTAAACACGATTTTGGAGTATGTTCAGAAGAAAGAATCAGGAGATGTAGATAAGGTTTTTGTGACAGGGTGTTTAAGTGAACGCTACAAACCAGATTTGGAAAAGGAAATTCCAAATGTGGATGAATATTTTGGAACTAGTGATTTACCCAATTTGCTGAAGGCTTTGGGAGCTGATTATAAACATGAATTGATTGGGGAACGGTTGACTACAACTCCAAAAAATTATGCCTATTTGAAAATTGCTGAAGGTTGTGATAGGCCGTGTTCTTTTTGTGCTATTCCAATAATGCGCGGAAAACACAGAAGTAAGCCTATTGAAGAATTGGTTTCGGAATCTGAAAAGTTGGCAGCCAAAGGAGTTAAGGAACTTATTTTAATAGCTCAGGATTTAACCTATTATGGTCTTGACCTGTATAAAAAACGAAATTTAGCGGAACTGCTTCAAGCATTGGTAAAAGTTGAAGGAATAGAATGGATTCGATTACATTACGCATTTCCAACGGGTTTTCCAATGGATGTATTGGCTGTAATGAAGCAGGAATCCAAAGTCTGTAATTACATTGACATTCCATTACAGCATATTGCCGACCCTATTTTAAAAAGTATGCGTCGAGGGACGACCAAGGCGAAAACAACAAAATTGTTGCAAGATTTTAGAACAGCTGTCCCAGAAATGACCATAAGGACTACTTTGATTGTTGGATATCCTGGAGAAACGGAAGAAGACTTTCAAACGTTAAAGAATTGGGTTGCAGAAATGCGTTTTGAACGTTTAGGTTGTTTTACTTACAGCCATGAAGAAAACACGCATGCCTATTCGTTGGAAGATAATGTTCCAGAAGATATAAAACAGCAGCGCGCCAACGAAATTATGGAGGTGCAATCACAAATTTCCTGGGAACTGAACCAAGAAAGAATTGGTAAGACCTTCAAATGTATTATTGACCGAAAAGAAGGAAACCATTTTGTTGGTCGTACTGAATTTGATTCACCGGATGTGGATAACGAAGTACTGATAGATGCCACTCAGCATTACGTAAAAATTGGGGACTTTGTAAACATTGAAATTACGGAAGCTTCAGATTTTGATTTGTACGGAAAACCAATAAAATAA
- a CDS encoding helix-turn-helix transcriptional regulator, with the protein MKKVHININEKLSNQFIDHFEMEPQNDELKMDTRFGNGGMQFIEFPSKVDFYHFKSGVFHVPICMRSVNPKDTNSFLFHINLSKVKQEKEVGGQIIQFQKHMPIGVLVYGPGMDIETHFASNVNVEVTSFQVHKDFFKFYFDDSIKIQEGMSYEDLDHEMEECLRMALNHLNDRISCHQYVLEFMKLLIVKLSRRDKSSQKLDIHKEDMQQLFMASSRLRNPIEKKLPTVKELADSAGMSTSKFKLLFKQLFGTSPIQFHHKIRMEYARNELMTKRRTPTELSHEFGYSHPSNFTTAFKKYFGELPSAYY; encoded by the coding sequence TTGAAGAAGGTCCATATCAATATCAACGAAAAACTTTCAAATCAATTTATTGATCATTTTGAGATGGAGCCTCAAAATGATGAGTTAAAGATGGATACTCGTTTCGGCAATGGCGGGATGCAGTTTATTGAATTTCCTTCAAAAGTGGATTTTTATCACTTTAAAAGCGGAGTTTTTCATGTTCCAATCTGTATGAGGTCTGTTAACCCTAAAGACACGAATAGCTTTCTATTTCATATTAACCTCTCAAAAGTAAAACAAGAAAAAGAAGTTGGAGGGCAGATTATCCAATTTCAAAAGCATATGCCCATAGGCGTGTTAGTTTACGGTCCAGGTATGGATATTGAAACTCACTTTGCATCTAACGTTAATGTTGAAGTAACTTCTTTTCAGGTCCACAAGGATTTTTTTAAGTTCTATTTTGATGATTCAATTAAAATTCAAGAGGGCATGTCCTATGAGGATTTGGACCATGAAATGGAGGAATGTCTTCGCATGGCATTAAATCATTTAAACGACCGAATCTCTTGTCATCAATATGTTTTGGAATTTATGAAACTGTTGATAGTTAAACTTAGCAGAAGAGATAAATCTTCTCAAAAGTTGGATATTCATAAAGAAGATATGCAACAACTTTTCATGGCATCTTCACGGTTAAGAAACCCGATTGAGAAAAAATTACCGACAGTAAAAGAATTAGCGGATAGTGCTGGAATGAGTACCAGTAAATTTAAACTACTTTTTAAGCAACTCTTTGGAACTTCACCTATTCAATTTCATCATAAAATCCGTATGGAGTACGCAAGGAATGAGCTAATGACCAAACGAAGAACTCCAACAGAGTTAAGCCATGAATTTGGCTACTCCCATCCTTCCAATTTCACTACTGCTTTTAAAAAGTATTTTGGCGAACTACCTTCTGCATATTACTGA